The following are encoded together in the Drosophila sechellia strain sech25 chromosome 3R, ASM438219v1, whole genome shotgun sequence genome:
- the LOC6616653 gene encoding importin-13 codes for MEPIDIARLEEAVVSFYRSNSQNQAITHEWLTDAEDSPQAWQFSWQLMQLGKSQEVQFFGAITLHSKLMKHWHEVPPENREELKQKILESIVRFAGGPKIVLNRLCISLGAYIVHMLGEWPGAIEEVINTFQNQRMPNVSADVQLWIMLEVLTAIPEEALVIHTSVKRVVLRAELAKRVQLVIHTVERYLKLQMNRVWDAEAYSNMNRAVKCVGTWIKNIGYTIEGCVTITAVLLEVVHKCYWPCIHAGDGCMTADENELAESCLKTMVNIIIQPDCHNYPKTVFVLIKMFLDSLSEITKTEWKRENDNEDIIVHIYMLFVSSVERHSTLLLSGITSADPELSILVHRIVQEILHCTDKPGIYPVEESCSTMALAFWYMLQDEVFAMSNDEQKHKCWEYIKPLYAHLTRILVRKSEQPDEKSLAKWSSDDLECFRCYRQDISDTFMYCYDVLNDYILEILAAMLDEAIADLQRHPTHWTKLEACIYSFQSVAEHFGGEEKRQIPRLMRVLAEIPYEKLNVKLLGTALETMGSYCNWLMENPAYIPPAINLLVRGLNSSMSAQATLGLKELCRDCQLQLKPYADPLLNACHASLNTGRMKNSDSVRLMFSIGKLMSLLRPEEIPKYLDIIVSPCFEELQAICQADSKTPAARIRTIFRLNMISTLFSSLNTDVDEQATDQPIVQPVLLVMQRTMPIFKRIAEMWVEEIDVLEAACSAMKHAITNLRSSFQPMLQDLCLFIVASFQTRCCAPTLEISKSAIVMFFKDEGCKPLMQQLLREFIQHSFKLFESTPEQNFSNISDTMETFFGCLTQIIKKIPQVFEDKTLAYDRLVFYAQRGMTLPESGAIRNSIQFLTHFVMQSRNHAHVTEVVLATGEQTLYTAMMCVGYLTPRSQVDKFADILLAMNRKYAAEMAVWMKSLMATPNFPTQLITDADKTRYTALIIKEKVNKRLLQQHLSEMAIKTRGLTEKFQ; via the exons ATGGAGCCCATCGACATTGCGCGTCTGGAGGAGGCGGTCGTGTCGTTCTACCGCTCGAACTCGCAGAACCAGGCGATCACCCATGAATGGCTTACCGATGCGGAGGACAGTCCACAGGCCTGGCAGTTTTCCTGGCAGCTAATGCAGCTCGGCAAG AGTCAGGAGGTGCAGTTCTTCGGAGCCATCACGCTGCACTCCAAGCTTATGAAGCACTGGCACGAAGTACCGCCCGAGAATCGCGAGGAGTTGAAGCAGAAGATACTCGAGTCCATCGTTCGCTTCGCTGGCGGACCGAAGATCGTCCTCAATCGGTTGTGCATCTCGCTGGGCGCCTACATCGTCCACATGCTGGGCGAATGGCCCGGCGCCATCGAGGAGGTGATCAACACGTTTCAGAATCAACGGATGCCGAATGTCAGCGCCGATGTGCAATTGTGGATCATGCTGGAGGTGCTGACCGCCATTCCCGAAGAAGCACTGGTCATCCATACGTCTGTCAAGCGGGTCGTTCTGCGCGCCGAGCTCGCCAAGCGAGTGCAGTTGGTCATCCACACCGTTGAGCGATATCTGAAGCTGCAAATGAACCGCGTTTGGGATGCCGAGGCGTACAGTAACATGAATAGGGCTGTCAAGTGCGTCGGCACCTGGATCAA AAACATCGGTTACACTATTGAGGGCTGCGTCACCATCACCGCCGTGCTCCTGGAAGTGGTGCACAAGTGCTATTGGCCCTGCATACACGCCGGTGACGGCTGCATGACCGCCGATGAGAACGAGCTGGCCGAGTCCTGTCTGAAGACCATGGTGAACATCATCATTCAGCCAGACTGCCACAACTATCCAAAGACGGTGTTTGTGCTTATAAAAATGTTCCTGGACTCGCTATCCGAAATCACAAAGACGGAATGGAAGAGGGAGAACGACAACGAGGACATTATCGTACATATCTACATGCTGTTCGTCTCTTCGGTGGAGCGACACTCAACGCTGTTGCTAAGCGGCATCACGTCTGCGGATCCGGAACTGTCTATCCTAGTGCATCGCATCGTGCAGGAGATTCTCCATTGCACGGACAAGCCGGGCATCTACCCGGTGGAGGAGTCCTGCAGCACAATGGCCCTGGCGTTTTGGTATATGCTGCAAGACGAAGTGTTCGCCATGTCTAACGATGAGCAGAAACACAAGTGCTGGGAGTACATCAAACCATTGTACGCCCATCTAACCAGGATTTTAGTGAGAAAGTCAGAGCAGCCAGACGAAAAGTCGCTCGCCAAATGGAGCTCCGATGATTTGGAATGCTTCAGGTGCTACAGGCAGGATATATCCGATACCTTT aTGTATTGCTATGATGTGTTGAATGACTATATCTTGGAGATTCTGGCTGCCATGCTGGACGAGGCCATTGCCGATCTGCAAAGACATCCCACACACTGGACAAAGCTGGAGGCGTGCATCTATTCCTTTCAGTCGGTGGCCGAGCACTTTGGTGGCGAGGAGAAGCGGCAAATACCACGGCTGATGCGGGTGCTGGCCGAGATCCCCTACGAGAAGCTCAATGTCAAGCTACTGGGCACTGCGCTAGAGACAATGGGTTCCTATTGCAATTGGCTGATGGAGAATCCGGCGTACATTCCGCCAGCCATTAACCTACTGGTTCGCGGCCTCAACTCCTCGATGTCAGCACAGGCGACGCTCGGTCTGAAGGAGCTGTGTCGCGATTGCCAGCTGCAGCTGAAGCCGTATGCGGATCCGCTCCTAAACGCATGCCACGCCTCTCTAAACACGGGCCGCATGAAGAACTCGGATTCGGTGAGGCTTATGTTCAGCATCGGAAAGCTAATGAGCCTGCTGCGGCCGGAGGAAATACCCAAGTACTTGGATATTATCGTCAGTCCCTGCTTCGAGGAGCTACAGGCCATTTGCCAGGCAGATTCG AAAACTCCCGCTGCTCGAATTCGCACAATCTTCCGGCTGAATATGATCTCCACTCTCTTCTCGTCCCTAAACACGGATGTGGACGAGCAGGCGACGGACCAACCGATTGTGCAGCCAGTTCTCCTCGTCATGCAGCGCACGATGCCGATCTTTAAGAGAATCGCTGAGATGTGGGTGGAAGAGATCGATGTCCTGGAG GCCGCTTGCAGTGCGATGAAGCATGCGATAACGAATTTAAGGAGCAGCTTCCAGCCAATGCTGCAGGATCTTTGTCTCTTCATTGTGGCCAGCTTTCAGACCCGATGCTGCGCTCCTACTCTAGAGATATCCAAATCG GCAATTGTTATGTTCTTTAAGGACGAAGGATGCAAGCCGCTGATGCAGCAACTTCTAAGGGAGTTCATTCAACATAGCTTTAAGCTGTTTGAGAGCACTCCCGAGCAGAACTTCTCCAACATTTCGGACACCATGGAAACCTTCTTCGGCTGTCTGACGCAGATCATTAAGAAAATCCCTCAAGTGTTCGAGGACAAGACACTGGCCTACGATCGTCTGGTCTTTTACGCCCAGCGTGGAATGACTTTGCCGGAGAGTGGTGCCATCCGCAATAGCATACAGTTTCTCACCCACTTTGTGATGCAGTCGCGTAATCATGCCCACGTCACCGAAGTCGTCCTGGCCACCGGCGAGCAGACGCTGTACACGGCGATGATGTGCGTGGGCTACCTAACGCCGCGATCGCAGGTGGACAAGTTTGCGGACATCCTTCTCGCCATGAACAGAAAATATGCCGCTGAGATGGCCGTCTGGATGAAGTCCCTAATGGCCACTCCCAATTTCCCCACGCAGCTCATAACCGACGCGGATAAAACGCGCTACACAGCTCTTATTATCAA GGAAAAGGTCAACAAGAGGTTATTGCAACAACATCTGTCGGAAATGGCAATCAAGACCCGAGGACTTACAGAAAAGTTCCAGTGA